The genomic segment GGCAGTTCCATGCTTGGTCCCGATGCAAGCGTGCTGATCTTCGGCGCGCACGCCGCCGACTACTGCTTCCGCGCCGGCGGCACGGCGATCCGTTATCTCCAGGCCGGCGCTCGCGTGAAGGTTGTGAGCGCCACCTTCGGGGAGCGCGGCGAGTCCGCGCCTCGCTGGAAAGAGCCGGGCGCGACCGTCGAGTCCGTAAAGGCGATCCGGCGCTCCGAGGCCGAAGCGGCCGCGCGCACGCTGGGAGTGGAGATCGAGTTTCTCGACCTTGACGACAACCCGCTGGTTATCGATCAGGAGCGGATGCAGCTTTACGTCGATCAGATCCGCGACTTCCAGCCCGAGATCATCCTTACGCACTGGACCAATGAGCCGACTAACCGCGATCACCAGACCGTCGCCGAGACTGTGATCCACGCTACCGGACTGGCCCGGTCGCAGGCGACGATGGCCCGCGAGGCGCTTCCGCGCGCGAAGATCTTCCACTTCGAGCCTGACATCCTTAGCCAGCCGGTCCTCGGCTACGTGCCGGACACCTACATCGACATCAGTTCGGTGATCGAGCAAAAGCACGAGGCGTTGCGGTGCTTCCAGGTGTCGCAGCCGGGCCTGCACGATCGTTGGCCGCCTCACACAGAGGCGCGCGGCGTCGAAGCTTCCGGCATCGGGGGGCTAGCAGGCTGCAAACACGCCGAGTCTTTCCGGCGTTTCCAACCATACGCAGGCGACTACTTCGTCTAAGAAAGTTGACTGCGGCCGCACCTCAAGGTGCAGCTCGGATCAGCCGTCTCCGGCCTTGCCGAGCTTGAACACGATTAGGACCTTGTTTGGGACGCTTTCGATCGTCAGGTTGAGAGCTTTGGACGTACGGGTAGCCGGACCGCCTACGTCAGCTCGGTACGCCAGCTGTGTTGTGGGCAGTAGCCGAGGAACCGCTTCGCTTTAGCGCTGCTGATCGGACCTTCGGTGCCCGTCAGGCCGGCGCAAACAGCTTCACTGCCAGGGAATCGGCGCGGGAAAGCGACGGCTAGCGGCTCCCGGCTCATCGTGTCGTCGGCGGTGATGAAGAAGCGGTCGTGCTCGATCTCCGTATCGTCGAGGGCGGCCCGTACGGCACGCGCGAAGTCGCGCGCGTCGACGTAGGTGGGCATGCTGCCGGCGTTCTCGAGCATCCTCGGCACGCGCTCGGCGTAGTCTTCGGGGACAACGACGTTTGTCGGCCGTAACACGATGGTGCGAATGCCCGTCCGACGAGTCGCCGCCTCGAGGATCTCTTCGCCGAGCCACTTGGAAAGGCCGTAGGCATCCTGTGGGCGCAGCGGGTGCTCCTCGTCCATCGGCATGTAGTCCGGGACCATTTCGCGGAACCGGAAGGCGAAGCCGAGCGCCGATCCGCTGCTGCTGTAGATAACCTTCCGCGCACCCTGGCGGATAGCCGCCTCCACGATGTTGAAAGTGGTGACCATGTTGTTGGCGAAGATGTCCTCCGGCTCGCGCCCGATTGGCGAGGGGAACGCAGCGAGGTGCACGATC from the Chloroflexota bacterium genome contains:
- a CDS encoding PIG-L family deacetylase, whose product is MLGPDASVLIFGAHAADYCFRAGGTAIRYLQAGARVKVVSATFGERGESAPRWKEPGATVESVKAIRRSEAEAAARTLGVEIEFLDLDDNPLVIDQERMQLYVDQIRDFQPEIILTHWTNEPTNRDHQTVAETVIHATGLARSQATMAREALPRAKIFHFEPDILSQPVLGYVPDTYIDISSVIEQKHEALRCFQVSQPGLHDRWPPHTEARGVEASGIGGLAGCKHAESFRRFQPYAGDYFV
- a CDS encoding NAD(P)-dependent oxidoreductase, which gives rise to MVEHAMRLLITGGGGRLGRWVVEELRSDHEVLVAGLEETPPGAVWPGVRYEQADLADVNAVARVAEGAEAIVHLAAFPSPIGREPEDIFANNMVTTFNIVEAAIRQGARKVIYSSSGSALGFAFRFREMVPDYMPMDEEHPLRPQDAYGLSKWLGEEILEAATRRTGIRTIVLRPTNVVVPEDYAERVPRMLENAGSMPTYVDARDFARAVRAALDDTEIEHDRFFITADDTMSREPLAVAFPRRFPGSEAVCAGLTGTEGPISSAKAKRFLGYCPQHSWRTELT